A portion of the Paucilactobacillus hokkaidonensis JCM 18461 genome contains these proteins:
- a CDS encoding NAD(P)H-binding protein has product MKNVLIIGATGTIGSAVHQTLLNETAAKLTLFARSADRLTNSDRETAMAGNVTSDADLDQAMQGQDTVFAALSGNLGNFAQKIVAAMDRNKVSRLLFITSMGIYNEIPTSVGGGNLNSNPMLRSYREAADIVEASDLNYTVIRPGWFTGGPVNYEVTRKGEPFGGHDVSVSSIADLVKRLVEDETLYSHDSVGLNTK; this is encoded by the coding sequence ATGAAAAACGTATTAATTATTGGAGCAACGGGAACAATTGGAAGTGCTGTGCACCAAACCTTATTAAACGAAACGGCCGCAAAGCTGACTTTATTTGCTCGTAGCGCTGACCGGTTAACAAATAGTGACCGAGAAACTGCGATGGCTGGCAATGTTACTAGTGATGCTGATTTGGATCAGGCAATGCAGGGTCAAGACACTGTGTTTGCAGCTCTTAGTGGTAATTTAGGCAACTTTGCACAAAAAATTGTGGCCGCAATGGATCGTAATAAAGTTTCACGGTTGCTATTCATTACATCAATGGGAATTTACAATGAAATTCCAACTTCAGTTGGTGGTGGTAATTTAAATAGTAATCCGATGTTACGTTCATATCGGGAGGCAGCAGACATAGTTGAGGCCTCAGACCTGAATTATACTGTGATTCGTCCCGGTTGGTTCACTGGTGGTCCTGTCAATTATGAAGTAACTCGTAAAGGCGAACCGTTTGGTGGCCATGATGTATCTGTGAGTTCAATTGCTGACTTAGTTAAACGATTGGTTGAGGACGAGACACTTTATTCACATGATAGTGTTGGTTTAAATACAAAATAA
- a CDS encoding SDR family oxidoreductase has protein sequence MKNEVVVLFGAGSIGEAIVRRVSAGRKLLLADYNENNLAAMKTKLQEAGFDVETIKADISSRDSIKAVVAKAQALGDIMGLVNAAGVSPSQTTADRVLKVDLYGTSVMLEEFGKVMAPGGAGIVISSQSGHRLPALSQEDNKALAMTPTEELLALPLLNSGVVKDSLAAYQYAKRANVLRVAAESVNWQKRGARINAISPGIVMTPLALDELNGPRGAGYKKMFESMVTKRPGTPDEIAGLAELLMDWRSAFITGSDFLIDGGVTAQYWYGDVAEVRNS, from the coding sequence ATGAAAAATGAAGTTGTTGTATTATTTGGTGCTGGTTCAATTGGTGAAGCAATTGTTAGACGAGTTTCGGCCGGGCGTAAATTGTTATTAGCTGATTATAATGAAAATAATTTGGCCGCAATGAAGACCAAATTACAAGAAGCTGGGTTTGATGTTGAAACGATTAAAGCTGATATTTCTTCTAGAGATTCAATTAAAGCAGTAGTTGCAAAAGCGCAAGCATTAGGTGATATTATGGGCTTAGTAAACGCAGCCGGTGTATCACCCTCGCAAACAACTGCCGATAGAGTGTTAAAAGTTGATCTATATGGGACTTCAGTGATGTTAGAAGAATTCGGTAAGGTAATGGCTCCAGGTGGTGCTGGCATTGTTATTTCATCTCAATCTGGTCATCGGTTGCCGGCTTTATCACAAGAAGATAATAAAGCTTTGGCGATGACTCCGACTGAAGAACTACTAGCTTTGCCCTTGTTGAATTCAGGAGTTGTTAAGGATTCGTTGGCAGCTTATCAATATGCAAAACGAGCTAATGTGTTACGAGTTGCCGCAGAGTCAGTTAACTGGCAAAAGCGTGGTGCTCGAATTAACGCGATCAGTCCTGGAATTGTAATGACACCATTGGCGTTAGATGAATTAAATGGTCCTCGTGGCGCTGGTTATAAGAAGATGTTTGAATCAATGGTGACAAAACGACCAGGAACTCCTGATGAAATTGCAGGACTGGCAGAATTATTAATGGATTGGCGTAGTGCCTTTATCACTGGTAGTGATTTCTTGATTGATGGTGGTGTTACCGCGCAGTATTGGTATGGTGATGTGGCAGAAGTTCGTAACAGTTAA
- a CDS encoding TetR/AcrR family transcriptional regulator, with translation MNTIKMQLAHDQHIDQRLQATQDKLVATLEQYFVTQQSFNTIRVNNLCRDANVARQTFYRHYGSIGEIIEVSCVRMINQFLQRVDRTPNSVRISAQLVVDALIDHRMLLQMMFWSNEEEMIIKLIEGDLLRVSGFQDISQIHKPFIAEMMARSIVSFARVMLKNQGIDKTDLIHIYTRMVPAPSIIFQ, from the coding sequence ATGAATACGATTAAAATGCAGCTTGCACATGATCAACATATTGATCAACGATTACAGGCTACCCAAGATAAATTAGTTGCGACATTAGAACAATATTTTGTAACACAACAAAGTTTTAATACGATTCGAGTCAACAATCTGTGTCGTGATGCAAATGTAGCTAGACAAACATTTTATCGTCATTATGGGAGTATTGGTGAAATCATAGAGGTCAGCTGTGTCAGAATGATTAACCAATTTCTTCAACGAGTTGATCGTACGCCTAACTCTGTGAGAATTTCAGCGCAACTAGTGGTTGACGCGCTGATTGATCATCGGATGTTATTGCAGATGATGTTCTGGAGTAATGAGGAAGAAATGATCATTAAGCTAATTGAAGGTGATCTTTTGCGTGTATCTGGATTTCAAGATATTAGTCAGATTCATAAGCCATTTATTGCGGAAATGATGGCACGCAGTATTGTTAGTTTTGCACGTGTAATGTTGAAAAATCAGGGCATTGATAAAACGGATCTCATCCATATTTATACACGGATGGTGCCGGCACCATCCATTATTTTTCAATAA
- a CDS encoding amidohydrolase family protein, with product MKFITLEEHWESKQVNQAAKPYMPAPVNPHKNPNDHSIEEFMVKSKKDNTELTSVGDQRLAFMDANQIDMQIMGYGDNSPQNLDPKVSIDLSRMANDDLAAAIATHPDRFGGWAVLPVGDPEAAALELERAVKEKGLQGAMIHGYYDDKFFDDPFYEPIFAKAEELDVPLYFHPAVIPQDISEHYYQGAGWSELTAFTFAGAGWGWHEDLGVQMIRLILSGLFDRHPNLHIITGHWGEMVPNFLERMDQTLGLTVHLDRSISQTYKDNFYITPSGMFFDAQLQLAMTEVGSDHLMYSVDYPYNHPTGITTFLTNAGLSSEDQEKIAYRNAAKLLHLTK from the coding sequence ATGAAATTTATTACACTTGAAGAACATTGGGAATCAAAACAGGTCAATCAGGCAGCAAAGCCTTATATGCCTGCACCAGTCAATCCACATAAAAATCCTAACGACCACAGTATCGAAGAATTTATGGTGAAATCTAAAAAAGATAACACTGAACTAACTAGCGTTGGTGACCAACGATTAGCCTTTATGGATGCTAACCAAATAGACATGCAAATTATGGGCTATGGTGATAACTCACCACAAAATCTCGATCCAAAAGTATCCATTGATTTATCACGAATGGCTAATGACGATTTAGCTGCCGCCATTGCAACCCACCCAGATCGGTTTGGTGGTTGGGCAGTACTACCGGTTGGTGATCCTGAAGCTGCTGCATTAGAACTGGAACGAGCTGTTAAGGAAAAAGGCCTTCAAGGTGCCATGATTCACGGATATTATGATGATAAATTTTTTGATGATCCCTTTTACGAACCTATTTTTGCGAAAGCCGAAGAACTAGACGTGCCTTTGTACTTTCATCCAGCAGTCATTCCTCAGGATATTAGTGAACACTACTACCAAGGAGCAGGTTGGTCAGAATTAACTGCCTTCACCTTTGCTGGTGCCGGCTGGGGTTGGCACGAAGATTTAGGTGTCCAAATGATTCGTCTCATTTTATCAGGATTATTTGATCGGCACCCTAATCTACACATTATTACTGGTCATTGGGGCGAAATGGTGCCTAACTTTCTTGAACGAATGGACCAAACACTTGGTTTAACAGTCCATCTCGACCGTAGTATTAGCCAAACCTACAAAGACAATTTCTACATCACACCCAGTGGTATGTTCTTTGACGCTCAATTACAACTTGCTATGACCGAGGTTGGCAGTGATCACCTAATGTATTCAGTTGACTATCCATACAATCATCCCACTGGAATCACCACTTTTTTGACCAATGCTGGTCTAAGTTCCGAAGACCAAGAAAAAATCGCTTATCGTAATGCGGCCAAATTATTACATTTAACAAAATAG
- a CDS encoding nuclear transport factor 2 family protein has translation MTIQNFYDLPLNQTDKQAFQARAEIRELLEYERYCRDNGLYDQEAACYSDDAQIHVSWYDGPAKGYFEKVSAANGGGSKHKINSTSVWTNGDKAIGEMTVMMLSPRTKLDGQEVDLHSYARIFSRLQKINDQWKLVNGDCIYERDELVPVIPSAPINIDTKELASYRTSYQGLCYVLARTGLQSNQDLPGEDKPETVAKVYRDASDWFFA, from the coding sequence ATGACAATACAAAACTTTTATGATTTACCCTTGAACCAAACAGATAAACAGGCTTTTCAAGCTCGCGCCGAAATTCGTGAATTATTAGAATATGAACGCTATTGCCGTGATAATGGACTATACGATCAAGAAGCAGCCTGCTATAGTGACGATGCCCAAATCCATGTTTCTTGGTATGATGGCCCTGCAAAAGGATATTTTGAAAAAGTCTCCGCTGCAAATGGCGGTGGTTCCAAACACAAGATTAATAGTACTTCTGTATGGACTAATGGCGATAAAGCCATCGGTGAAATGACGGTCATGATGTTGTCGCCGCGGACAAAATTAGATGGTCAAGAAGTCGATTTACATTCCTATGCCCGCATCTTCTCACGGCTTCAAAAAATCAACGATCAATGGAAACTTGTTAATGGTGATTGCATCTATGAGCGTGATGAGTTAGTACCTGTTATTCCATCAGCTCCCATTAACATTGATACAAAAGAACTGGCATCGTATCGAACCAGTTATCAAGGCCTATGCTATGTTCTAGCAAGAACTGGCTTGCAAAGTAATCAAGATTTACCTGGTGAAGATAAACCCGAAACCGTTGCCAAAGTTTATCGTGATGCCAGTGATTGGTTCTTCGCTTAA
- a CDS encoding DUF4811 domain-containing protein: MILVSLFVGVICFVIGLTLLKTKRQQWLVGGVGFILLVGSATLMIGNDTANWGMQRISYDKAEKIASVVTDKRMQLVVYQPIRKSNSEKVYIYRHLNAKETVHTQASLKTTNKIERRGSQAKLTTTTKYWQVKDGFWKFCFAGIEPQSRFISRKNTFILPTQWNVLSRHQADWLSKAVATKQKAAKREVKAEVTKKVQQAVVADPQMSKAKQQLLEQEVEKQAETQLKQNETRALQQLMVQAKQQSIR; this comes from the coding sequence ATGATTTTAGTAAGTCTATTTGTAGGAGTAATTTGTTTTGTGATTGGACTGACGTTGTTGAAAACAAAACGACAACAGTGGCTGGTTGGTGGCGTTGGTTTTATTTTATTAGTTGGTTCTGCAACACTAATGATTGGAAATGACACGGCTAATTGGGGTATGCAGCGAATTAGCTATGATAAAGCAGAGAAGATTGCTTCAGTAGTAACAGATAAACGGATGCAACTGGTTGTTTATCAGCCTATTCGTAAATCAAATTCTGAAAAAGTATATATTTATCGTCATTTGAACGCTAAAGAAACTGTGCATACACAGGCCAGTTTAAAGACAACCAATAAAATTGAAAGGCGTGGATCACAAGCTAAATTAACGACGACCACGAAATATTGGCAAGTAAAAGATGGATTTTGGAAGTTCTGTTTTGCGGGTATTGAACCGCAAAGTCGATTTATTAGCAGGAAAAATACATTCATTTTACCCACTCAGTGGAATGTTTTGAGTCGTCATCAGGCGGATTGGCTTTCGAAGGCAGTGGCTACTAAACAAAAGGCAGCTAAGAGAGAAGTTAAAGCTGAAGTTACTAAAAAGGTTCAACAAGCTGTTGTTGCCGATCCTCAAATGTCGAAAGCAAAACAGCAGTTACTTGAACAAGAAGTTGAAAAACAGGCTGAAACGCAACTAAAGCAAAATGAAACACGAGCATTACAACAACTAATGGTACAAGCAAAGCAGCAATCTATTCGCTAA
- a CDS encoding MDR family MFS transporter, whose translation MLTLLLGTFSTALTTNMLVTSYPTLMRQFSISSATVQWLTTGPLLVMGIMIPVSAWLLNNFSLRIIYLTALGFFFVGLLISYTANNFSMILIGRLVQAVGVGVTFPTIQTVLLVIFPPEKRGAMMGLGGIVIGLAPALGPTVSGWILDNYVWRDLFGLMLVPVAIVIIMTIAFVRPVIKVRKSKIDGIAVALSTIGFGVLLYGFSEVGSDGWGSATVIVSIVIGLIFIGGFAWREWPQQNPLLNIRLLSIPSFTVASVITALSNTAMIGVQVVLPMYLQNVRGMSPLHSGLMILPGALVYGVVSLVSGRLYDEMGGRRLALVGTFLLTIATVPFAMLTRETPYSFIICEYTVLMIGVALVAMPLTAASSIDLTGIQLSHGTAVNSTMRQVMTSIGTAILGSVLANVMAQNNPAHSLLQTAPLAFKDQSYIAAMQGFRAAFLVATAFGIVDFIFACFVKNERKEA comes from the coding sequence ATGCTAACATTGTTGCTAGGTACATTTTCAACAGCTTTAACAACAAATATGTTAGTAACATCATACCCAACTTTAATGCGGCAATTTTCAATTTCAAGTGCTACGGTTCAGTGGCTAACCACCGGGCCACTACTTGTGATGGGAATTATGATTCCCGTTAGTGCTTGGTTATTAAATAATTTTAGCTTGAGAATTATTTATTTAACGGCATTAGGTTTCTTTTTCGTTGGATTATTGATTAGCTATACTGCAAATAACTTTAGCATGATTTTAATTGGTCGGTTAGTTCAAGCGGTAGGTGTTGGAGTTACATTTCCAACGATTCAAACAGTCCTTTTAGTGATCTTTCCACCTGAAAAGCGTGGGGCCATGATGGGACTAGGTGGAATTGTGATTGGATTAGCACCTGCACTTGGGCCGACAGTTTCTGGATGGATTTTAGATAATTATGTCTGGCGTGATTTATTTGGACTTATGTTAGTTCCAGTTGCGATTGTAATCATTATGACTATTGCATTTGTTCGGCCCGTAATTAAAGTTCGAAAATCAAAAATTGATGGGATTGCGGTTGCACTATCGACAATTGGTTTTGGGGTACTGCTATACGGATTCTCAGAAGTTGGCTCTGATGGTTGGGGTTCGGCGACCGTTATTGTCAGTATTGTGATTGGCTTAATCTTTATTGGCGGATTTGCCTGGCGAGAATGGCCACAACAAAATCCGCTTTTGAATATTAGGTTGCTCTCGATTCCATCATTTACAGTTGCATCAGTTATTACGGCTTTATCTAACACTGCAATGATTGGCGTTCAGGTTGTTTTACCGATGTATTTGCAAAATGTTCGTGGCATGAGTCCACTGCATTCAGGTCTAATGATTCTTCCAGGAGCGTTAGTTTACGGCGTAGTTAGTTTGGTTAGTGGCCGGCTCTACGATGAAATGGGTGGACGACGATTGGCACTTGTCGGAACATTTTTACTGACAATTGCGACTGTACCATTTGCAATGTTAACCAGGGAAACACCATATAGTTTCATTATTTGCGAATATACAGTTTTAATGATTGGAGTTGCATTAGTCGCAATGCCATTGACTGCTGCCAGTTCGATTGATTTAACCGGGATTCAATTAAGTCATGGGACAGCTGTAAATAGCACGATGCGGCAAGTAATGACATCGATAGGAACTGCCATTTTGGGCAGTGTGTTAGCTAATGTTATGGCACAAAATAATCCAGCACATTCATTACTACAAACGGCTCCATTGGCTTTTAAAGATCAGTCATATATCGCAGCAATGCAGGGATTTCGTGCAGCATTTTTAGTGGCAACAGCGTTTGGAATTGTTGATTTTATCTTTGCTTGCTTTGTAAAGAATGAAAGAAAAGAGGCGTAA
- a CDS encoding TetR/AcrR family transcriptional regulator — protein MVKKRTLSREKVLETAELLIEKNGLNGLTIHDLATTLNVKPQSIYNYAASLNDLLDQIGIQFVHSVAQHLTQQLIGVSGHEALTVFAREFRLACQQHTGLTPLLLNLNVSAQTVKTHQALITLYRELFEPLHLNDDPGKAESTLYRSTLFGFIVQETGGFFSLSPEELDQRFEQTMQLAINQINFD, from the coding sequence ATGGTAAAAAAAAGAACTCTTTCTCGCGAAAAAGTTTTAGAAACTGCAGAATTACTCATTGAAAAAAATGGCCTCAACGGCCTCACAATTCATGATTTAGCCACCACTCTGAACGTCAAACCGCAGTCTATTTACAATTATGCTGCTAGCTTAAATGATCTGCTTGATCAAATTGGGATCCAATTTGTTCACAGCGTTGCACAGCATCTAACTCAACAGCTGATTGGAGTGTCTGGCCACGAAGCTCTCACAGTTTTTGCGCGGGAATTTCGGCTAGCTTGCCAACAACATACAGGGTTGACACCCCTATTGCTTAATTTAAATGTGTCAGCTCAAACAGTAAAAACGCATCAAGCTTTAATAACTTTATATCGTGAACTATTCGAGCCACTACATTTAAATGATGACCCTGGCAAGGCGGAATCAACCCTATATCGCTCCACATTATTTGGTTTTATTGTGCAAGAAACAGGTGGTTTTTTTAGTTTAAGCCCGGAAGAATTAGATCAACGGTTTGAACAAACAATGCAATTAGCAATCAATCAAATTAATTTTGACTAA
- a CDS encoding zinc-dependent alcohol dehydrogenase family protein, with protein sequence MKAAIFIEPGKVATKEMDKPKIEKGTDAIIRIVRACVCGSDLWWYRGIAKRDANSTIGHEAIGVVEEVGSEVTDIKVGDFVIAPFTHGCGHCAACLAGFDGNCTNREPGGNGGYQGEYLRFINANWALIKIPGDPKSYSDEMLNSLLTLADVMATGYHAAASAEVKDGDTVVVMGDGAVGLCGVIAAKLRGAKRIIAMSRHEDRQKLAREFGATDIVAERGDDAVKRVMELTDNGGADAVLECVGTEQSVDTAIKVGCPGAVVGRVGVPQKAEMNTNNLFWRNIGLRGGVASVTTDDKNILLDAVLSGKINPGKVFTKRFDLDHIEAAYEAMDQRTAIKSLVTVSEV encoded by the coding sequence ATGAAAGCAGCAATATTTATTGAACCTGGTAAGGTAGCAACTAAAGAAATGGACAAGCCGAAAATTGAAAAGGGAACCGATGCTATTATCCGGATTGTGCGTGCATGTGTGTGCGGATCTGATTTATGGTGGTATCGCGGTATTGCCAAACGTGACGCCAATTCAACAATTGGTCATGAGGCCATTGGTGTTGTAGAAGAAGTTGGTTCTGAGGTTACTGACATTAAAGTTGGTGATTTTGTCATTGCACCATTTACGCATGGTTGTGGTCACTGTGCTGCCTGTTTAGCAGGTTTTGACGGTAATTGTACTAATCGTGAGCCCGGTGGTAATGGTGGTTATCAGGGTGAGTACCTTCGCTTCATCAATGCCAACTGGGCACTGATTAAAATTCCTGGTGATCCAAAATCATATTCAGATGAGATGTTAAATTCACTTTTGACATTAGCTGACGTGATGGCAACTGGTTATCATGCTGCTGCTAGTGCTGAAGTTAAAGATGGCGATACAGTTGTTGTCATGGGTGATGGAGCAGTTGGATTATGTGGAGTCATTGCAGCCAAATTGCGTGGTGCCAAACGAATTATTGCGATGAGTCGTCATGAAGATCGTCAAAAATTAGCGCGAGAATTTGGTGCTACGGATATTGTCGCGGAGCGTGGTGATGATGCAGTTAAACGCGTCATGGAATTGACTGATAATGGTGGTGCCGATGCTGTGTTAGAGTGTGTCGGTACAGAACAATCAGTTGACACAGCTATCAAAGTTGGTTGCCCTGGCGCTGTGGTTGGCCGTGTAGGTGTGCCACAAAAAGCCGAAATGAACACCAACAACCTATTCTGGCGCAACATTGGTTTGCGTGGAGGAGTTGCATCTGTGACAACTGACGATAAAAACATTTTATTGGATGCTGTACTCAGCGGTAAGATCAATCCGGGCAAGGTGTTTACAAAACGGTTCGACCTTGACCATATCGAAGCTGCTTATGAAGCAATGGATCAACGAACTGCGATTAAGTCATTAGTAACTGTTAGTGAAGTTTAA
- a CDS encoding AbrB/MazE/SpoVT family DNA-binding domain-containing protein translates to MATVKKQELRKIGKTGNSLTVTIPAEISKKLALNKGDLVAISTDGNDIKLKTNVQPHITPNDIQDINNLITEYHQTMNILKER, encoded by the coding sequence ATGGCTACAGTAAAAAAACAAGAACTGCGTAAAATCGGTAAAACAGGAAATAGTTTAACCGTTACAATTCCTGCTGAAATTTCCAAAAAATTGGCTTTAAATAAGGGCGATCTTGTGGCCATTTCCACCGATGGTAATGATATCAAGTTAAAAACTAACGTTCAGCCGCACATTACCCCAAATGATATTCAAGATATTAACAATCTAATTACTGAGTACCACCAGACAATGAATATATTGAAAGAACGGTGA
- a CDS encoding type II toxin-antitoxin system death-on-curing family toxin — protein sequence MNNIIYLTADIVIAINHQIVEINGVPKQKASIKDSKALESLIALPKQTSFGQELYPSMSAKAAIIFIKIIKKHVFADANKRTAVISLLWFLRKNNYNLNVNQKQLADYTLLIAKTDDNQLNYNNIIRWIDERISKTV from the coding sequence TTGAACAACATAATTTACCTCACTGCCGATATTGTTATTGCAATTAATCACCAAATTGTTGAGATAAATGGCGTTCCTAAACAAAAAGCCAGCATCAAAGATTCAAAAGCACTAGAATCTTTGATAGCATTACCTAAGCAAACAAGCTTTGGTCAAGAATTATATCCATCGATGTCAGCTAAGGCTGCAATAATTTTCATAAAAATTATAAAAAAACATGTCTTTGCCGATGCAAATAAACGGACTGCTGTCATATCTTTATTGTGGTTTTTAAGAAAAAATAATTACAACTTAAATGTGAATCAAAAACAATTAGCCGATTATACGTTGCTAATTGCTAAAACTGATGATAATCAGCTTAATTACAATAATATAATTCGGTGGATAGATGAACGAATTTCTAAAACAGTCTAA
- a CDS encoding TetR/AcrR family transcriptional regulator — protein sequence MKIKDENKRQQILTATASIITHEGAAAVSTTKVAKQVGIGQSSLYTYFTNKQALLSAVFAQEQQKLASLIIGAGVADDTLTIKARLMRYAQTMVKFAIANPDSLVIIEQIKFLPDFNGPSLNDPQNPIVQLFQMAIDAGALPKIDASLYIASIFAVALRHGENIQQQQYTEKDVTLSQVLRLIYGADFIE from the coding sequence ATGAAAATTAAAGATGAAAATAAACGACAACAAATATTAACTGCTACTGCGTCAATTATTACCCACGAGGGTGCAGCAGCCGTTTCAACAACTAAAGTAGCCAAACAGGTTGGTATTGGTCAGTCGTCACTGTACACCTATTTTACTAATAAGCAGGCCTTGTTGTCGGCGGTGTTTGCACAAGAACAACAAAAGTTAGCTAGCTTAATCATTGGTGCAGGGGTGGCTGATGACACGTTGACAATCAAAGCGAGACTCATGCGCTATGCTCAAACGATGGTAAAATTTGCAATTGCCAATCCAGATAGTTTAGTGATTATTGAACAAATTAAATTTTTGCCTGATTTTAACGGACCTAGTTTGAACGATCCGCAAAATCCAATTGTGCAATTATTCCAAATGGCGATTGATGCAGGTGCATTACCAAAAATTGATGCTAGCCTCTATATTGCATCAATTTTTGCGGTGGCATTACGACATGGAGAAAATATTCAGCAGCAACAATACACAGAAAAAGATGTCACTTTATCGCAGGTGTTGCGCCTGATCTATGGGGCAGATTTTATTGAGTAA
- a CDS encoding NAD(P)H-binding protein produces the protein MKITLLGSVGNINRYVIPALVSAGHTVTVVTHSDKRTAAIKQLGAIPAVGSMTDESFLTDQFTGADVIYLMLSGGTNNDALQAAKDQGKIFYNAAKAAGVKNIVNLSSIGADSPYDEVGVLSYYHFIEAALLQLDQVNIAVVRPVGFYANLYSSISTIKQQQQIVSTVPAKIKRAFASPKDIAATIIPLLETTPKGHTMRYVVSDEATGSELLAALQNALNMPQLKYVTISDDQFLTALLNQGMPKDVAEGFMIMTRAQRTPEKSYADLKAHQPEYGQVKLADFAKEFASVYRGESQGHSNTLADH, from the coding sequence TTGAAAATTACACTTTTAGGTTCCGTGGGTAATATTAACCGATATGTGATTCCAGCATTGGTGTCAGCTGGTCATACAGTTACCGTGGTCACACATTCTGATAAAAGGACGGCAGCAATCAAACAATTAGGCGCCATTCCTGCCGTTGGTTCCATGACTGATGAATCATTTTTAACAGATCAATTCACTGGTGCAGATGTCATTTACCTGATGTTGAGTGGTGGTACTAATAATGATGCATTACAGGCCGCCAAAGACCAAGGAAAAATTTTTTATAACGCGGCTAAAGCTGCTGGAGTCAAAAATATCGTCAATCTCAGTAGTATCGGTGCTGATTCACCATATGATGAGGTTGGTGTATTATCTTACTACCACTTCATTGAGGCAGCATTACTCCAATTAGACCAGGTTAATATCGCTGTTGTTCGTCCAGTCGGTTTTTACGCCAACTTATACAGTAGTATCTCAACCATCAAACAACAGCAACAAATTGTTTCCACCGTGCCCGCTAAGATCAAACGTGCTTTTGCGTCACCAAAAGATATTGCAGCCACAATTATTCCATTATTGGAAACTACACCAAAGGGACACACAATGCGTTATGTTGTCAGTGATGAAGCGACTGGCTCAGAATTACTTGCAGCATTACAAAACGCCCTTAACATGCCTCAACTAAAATACGTCACAATCAGTGATGATCAATTCCTAACAGCATTGCTTAACCAAGGAATGCCCAAGGATGTCGCTGAAGGTTTTATGATTATGACTCGGGCACAACGAACTCCAGAAAAATCGTACGCTGATTTAAAAGCACATCAACCAGAATATGGTCAAGTTAAACTTGCTGATTTTGCCAAAGAGTTTGCTTCTGTTTACCGAGGTGAATCACAGGGACACTCTAATACTTTAGCAGACCACTAA